In Nitrospirota bacterium, the following are encoded in one genomic region:
- a CDS encoding RNA-binding protein codes for MATKLYVGGLSFDTTTEELRSFFESAGSVQSVNIITDRMTGRSRGFGFVEMGTEEEAKAAISKFNGQTLGDRTITVNEARPQAPRPGGGGGGGGGGNRRPGGRPRQRW; via the coding sequence ATGGCCACGAAATTGTACGTTGGTGGGTTGTCGTTCGACACCACAACCGAAGAGCTCCGCAGCTTCTTTGAATCTGCAGGCAGCGTTCAGTCCGTCAATATCATCACCGATCGCATGACCGGCCGCTCCCGCGGTTTCGGTTTCGTCGAGATGGGGACGGAAGAGGAAGCGAAAGCCGCCATTTCCAAGTTCAACGGGCAGACGCTCGGCGACCGTACCATCACGGTGAATGAAGCGCGTCCCCAGGCCCCGCGTCCCGGCGGTGGTGGGGGTGGTGGCGGCGGTGGTAACCGTCGTCCAGGCGGCAGACCCCGCCAGCGCTGGTAA
- a CDS encoding enoyl-CoA hydratase/isomerase family protein, with product MPIRVTAQVVVKELIDGCFEVRLNRPEKRNALSIEVREEAAEVFQRLAEDEACTAVVLSGEGPAFCAGMDFTQFGGGPGNKVRLLESTQALFTSLLGFPKPIIAAVHGAAVGGGFALALTCDVRIASEGAFFGFFEVKRGIPAFFDLVRLFVGEEVARDWCTTGRRIEAAELLRLGVVKRMAPQGSLMDEAIREAGETRARGLPPGIVSVFAEEHLRFRNALFPGEYMGKGI from the coding sequence ATGCCGATCCGTGTAACTGCGCAGGTGGTGGTCAAGGAACTGATCGACGGCTGTTTCGAGGTCCGCCTCAATCGGCCGGAGAAGAGGAATGCGCTGTCGATCGAGGTCAGGGAAGAGGCTGCGGAAGTGTTCCAGAGGTTGGCGGAGGACGAGGCGTGCACGGCCGTCGTGCTTTCGGGAGAAGGGCCGGCGTTCTGCGCGGGAATGGATTTCACGCAGTTCGGGGGGGGGCCGGGAAACAAGGTTCGGCTCTTGGAGTCCACTCAAGCTCTTTTTACGAGTCTGCTCGGATTTCCCAAGCCGATCATCGCGGCCGTACACGGAGCAGCAGTGGGTGGCGGATTTGCATTGGCGTTGACGTGTGACGTGCGGATCGCATCGGAGGGCGCCTTTTTCGGGTTCTTCGAAGTGAAGCGTGGGATTCCGGCGTTCTTCGATCTCGTCAGGCTTTTCGTGGGTGAGGAGGTGGCGCGGGATTGGTGTACCACGGGCCGTCGGATCGAGGCGGCGGAACTTCTGCGGTTGGGAGTCGTAAAGCGAATGGCGCCGCAGGGCAGCCTGATGGATGAAGCCATCCGGGAAGCCGGCGAGACCCGCGCGAGGGGACTGCCTCCTGGAATCGTCAGCGTCTTCGCGGAGGAGCATTTGCGCTTCCGGAATGCTTTGTTTCCGGGGGAGTACATGGGCAAGGGAATCTAG
- a CDS encoding four helix bundle protein, producing the protein MKDGPLQTKSFAFAVRIVSLYKYLCNEKREFVLSKQLLRSGTAIGALVREAEQAESKPDFIHKMAIALKEANETEYWLLLLQKTDCLETAKFQSMRQDILELLKLLTSIIKSSKQNLNA; encoded by the coding sequence ATGAAAGACGGTCCGCTTCAGACCAAGTCGTTTGCTTTCGCGGTGCGGATTGTGAGCCTGTATAAGTATCTGTGCAACGAGAAGAGGGAATTTGTGCTGTCCAAGCAGTTGTTGCGGTCCGGAACGGCGATTGGCGCATTGGTTCGCGAGGCGGAACAGGCGGAAAGTAAACCGGATTTCATTCACAAGATGGCCATTGCCCTGAAGGAAGCCAACGAGACCGAATATTGGTTGTTGCTTCTTCAGAAGACCGATTGCCTGGAAACGGCGAAATTCCAGTCAATGCGCCAAGATATCCTCGAACTTCTGAAGTTGCTGACCAGCATCATAAAATCGTCGAAGCAAAACCTGAACGCATGA
- a CDS encoding DEAD/DEAH box helicase, producing the protein MEGRDLIASAQTGTGKTAAFLLPMFHRLMARPRGKIRALILTPTRELAVQIDEQAMALGFFTQVNAAAVYGGVSMYPQEQALKSGVDIIVATPGRLLDHLGQGYVSLDSVEILVLDEADRMLDMGFLPDITRILDRLPSKLQTLLFSATLPPQLVQLIRHRLNDPLTIRIGKELPAKGVRQFVCHVSVKAKARLLHGLLRREAMNSVLVFARMKIGADRLSRQLAQRGVHVGVLHGGKDQAERERTLRDFRNGTYRVLVATDVASRGLDVEGISHVINYDVPRAPEDYVHRVGRTARVEQLGDAITLCSPEESKYLADIERFIGGKVPVMELPGFQDHGGNGSATVEDRSRHGNRRRHRHHSQGHPGHAPAQ; encoded by the coding sequence ATGGAGGGGCGGGACTTGATTGCCTCGGCGCAGACGGGAACGGGCAAGACCGCGGCGTTCCTGCTCCCGATGTTTCACCGGTTGATGGCCCGTCCGCGCGGCAAGATCCGCGCCTTGATTCTGACTCCCACGCGAGAGCTGGCGGTACAAATCGACGAGCAGGCGATGGCCTTGGGCTTCTTCACTCAGGTGAATGCGGCGGCCGTGTACGGCGGGGTGAGCATGTATCCGCAGGAGCAGGCCCTCAAGTCGGGCGTGGACATCATCGTTGCCACGCCAGGCCGGCTGCTCGATCACCTCGGCCAGGGGTATGTGTCGCTCGACTCGGTGGAGATCCTGGTCCTGGACGAAGCCGATCGGATGCTGGACATGGGGTTCCTCCCGGACATCACTCGGATTCTCGATCGCCTTCCCTCGAAACTACAGACTCTACTTTTCTCGGCGACGCTGCCGCCCCAACTGGTTCAACTTATCCGCCATCGGCTTAACGATCCACTGACCATCCGCATCGGGAAGGAACTCCCGGCCAAGGGAGTTCGGCAGTTCGTCTGCCATGTGTCGGTGAAGGCGAAGGCGCGACTTCTCCACGGCCTGCTCCGGCGCGAAGCGATGAACTCCGTCCTGGTGTTCGCGCGGATGAAAATCGGGGCGGATCGGCTGTCGCGACAATTGGCCCAGCGGGGAGTCCATGTGGGTGTTCTGCACGGGGGCAAGGATCAAGCCGAGCGGGAACGGACGTTGAGGGATTTCAGGAATGGCACGTACCGGGTGCTGGTGGCTACGGATGTGGCCTCCCGCGGGCTGGACGTGGAGGGCATCTCGCATGTCATCAACTACGATGTACCCCGTGCCCCCGAGGACTACGTGCATCGTGTGGGAAGGACGGCCCGGGTCGAGCAGCTCGGAGATGCGATCACCCTCTGTTCGCCGGAGGAATCGAAATATCTTGCGGACATCGAGCGTTTCATCGGCGGCAAGGTCCCTGTCATGGAGCTTCCCGGTTTCCAGGATCACGGCGGAAACGGATCAGCCACTGTGGAAGATCGATCCCGGCACGGGAATCGGCGCCGCCACCGTCACCATTCGCAGGGCCACCCCGGCCACGCCCCGGCCCAGTAG
- a CDS encoding DEAD/DEAH box helicase family protein: MNEAETRAEHIDPALKAAGWGVVEGSRIRREYPITLGRIEGHGKRGKPLTADYVLEYRNHKLAVIEAKAWDEELTEGVGQAKNYAGKMAIRFTYATNGQAIYGVDMQTGKEGETPRYPTPDALWAMTFAEANAWRDRFAAVPFEDKGGSHPSRYYQDIAVERVMEAITENRQRILLTLATGTGKTFIAFQIAWKLFHSRWNLGREPSRRPRILFLADRNILADQAYNEFSAFPEDAMVRIKPEDIHKKGRVPKNGSLFFTIFQTFMSGPPKDGKPSPYFGEYPPDFFDFIVIDECHRGGANDESNWRGILDYFAPAVQLGLTATPKRKDNVDTYAYFGDPVYIYSLKDGINDGFLTPFKVKQISTTLDEYVYAPDDKLIEGEIETGKRYTETDFNKIIEIKEREAHRVKVFMEQINQNEKTLVFCSTQDHALAVRDLINQMKTSKDPNYCQRVTANDGELGDQHLRDFQDNEKTIPTILTTSQKLSTGVDARNIRNIVLMRPINTMIEFKQIIGRGTRLYDGKDYFTIYDFVKAHHHFSDPEWDGEPIEPEPKEPRDEPHPATPPDELHEPAQEYVRRRKIKVKLADGKERAIQHMMATTFWHPDGTPMSAQQFMEMLFGKLPEFFKDEAELRTLWSAPETRKKLLQGLAERGFGGEQLTEMQRLIDAEKSDLFDVLAHVAYALPPITREERAARAKVVISAHFNSKQQIFLDFVLSHYVRVGVEELDEEKLTPLLRLKYHNSIADALADLGRAEEIGRVFAGFQKYLYQQQAAA; this comes from the coding sequence ATGAACGAAGCCGAGACCCGAGCCGAGCATATCGATCCCGCGCTGAAAGCGGCGGGGTGGGGCGTCGTCGAGGGAAGCCGCATCCGGCGTGAGTACCCGATCACGCTGGGGCGCATCGAAGGTCACGGCAAGCGCGGCAAGCCGCTCACGGCGGACTACGTTCTGGAGTATCGAAACCACAAGCTGGCCGTGATCGAGGCCAAAGCGTGGGACGAGGAGCTGACCGAAGGCGTGGGGCAAGCGAAGAACTACGCCGGCAAGATGGCCATCCGCTTCACCTACGCCACCAACGGTCAGGCCATTTACGGCGTTGATATGCAGACCGGCAAGGAAGGAGAGACGCCGCGCTACCCCACGCCGGACGCGCTCTGGGCGATGACCTTCGCCGAAGCGAACGCCTGGCGCGACCGCTTCGCCGCCGTGCCGTTCGAGGACAAGGGCGGCTCGCACCCCAGCCGCTACTACCAGGACATCGCCGTCGAGCGGGTGATGGAGGCGATCACTGAGAACCGGCAGCGCATCCTGCTCACGCTCGCCACTGGAACGGGAAAAACCTTCATCGCGTTTCAGATCGCATGGAAGCTGTTCCACAGTCGCTGGAATCTGGGCCGTGAGCCCTCGCGCCGCCCGCGCATCCTTTTCCTCGCCGACCGCAACATCCTCGCCGACCAGGCCTATAACGAATTCTCCGCCTTCCCTGAGGACGCGATGGTGCGCATCAAGCCGGAGGACATTCATAAGAAGGGCAGGGTGCCGAAGAACGGCAGTCTGTTCTTTACGATCTTTCAGACCTTCATGAGCGGCCCGCCGAAGGACGGTAAGCCGTCGCCCTACTTTGGCGAGTACCCGCCGGACTTCTTCGACTTCATCGTGATCGACGAGTGCCATCGCGGAGGCGCGAACGACGAGAGCAACTGGCGCGGCATCCTCGACTATTTCGCCCCGGCGGTACAGCTCGGCCTCACCGCCACGCCCAAACGCAAGGACAACGTGGACACCTACGCCTACTTCGGCGACCCGGTTTACATTTACTCGCTCAAGGATGGCATCAATGACGGATTCCTCACGCCGTTCAAGGTGAAGCAGATCTCCACGACGCTTGACGAGTACGTTTATGCGCCAGACGACAAACTGATCGAGGGCGAGATCGAAACCGGCAAGCGCTACACGGAAACCGACTTCAACAAGATCATCGAAATCAAGGAACGCGAAGCGCACCGCGTGAAAGTCTTCATGGAACAGATCAACCAGAACGAAAAGACGCTGGTCTTCTGCTCCACGCAGGATCACGCGCTGGCCGTGCGCGACCTCATCAACCAGATGAAGACGAGCAAAGACCCGAACTACTGCCAGCGGGTCACGGCCAACGATGGGGAGCTTGGCGATCAGCACCTGCGGGATTTCCAAGACAACGAGAAAACGATCCCCACGATCCTTACGACCTCACAGAAACTCTCGACCGGCGTGGACGCGCGAAACATCCGCAACATCGTGCTGATGCGCCCGATCAACACCATGATCGAGTTCAAGCAGATCATCGGGCGCGGCACGCGGCTCTACGACGGCAAGGACTACTTCACGATCTATGACTTCGTGAAGGCGCATCACCATTTCAGCGACCCGGAGTGGGACGGTGAGCCGATCGAGCCGGAGCCCAAAGAGCCGAGGGATGAGCCACATCCGGCGACGCCGCCGGATGAGCTTCATGAGCCGGCGCAAGAATACGTCAGACGCCGGAAGATCAAGGTGAAGCTCGCCGACGGCAAGGAGCGCGCCATCCAGCACATGATGGCGACGACTTTCTGGCACCCCGATGGAACGCCCATGTCCGCCCAGCAGTTCATGGAGATGCTTTTTGGAAAGCTACCCGAGTTCTTCAAGGATGAGGCCGAACTGCGCACCCTCTGGAGTGCGCCGGAGACGCGGAAGAAGCTTTTGCAGGGGCTGGCCGAGAGGGGCTTCGGCGGTGAGCAACTGACCGAGATGCAGAGGCTGATCGATGCCGAGAAGAGCGACCTGTTCGACGTGCTCGCCCACGTGGCCTACGCCTTGCCGCCGATTACCCGTGAAGAACGCGCCGCAAGGGCCAAGGTCGTCATCAGTGCGCATTTCAACAGCAAGCAGCAGATCTTTCTCGACTTCGTGCTTTCGCACTACGTCAGAGTCGGCGTGGAAGAACTCGATGAGGAAAAGCTCACGCCCTTGTTGCGCCTGAAGTACCACAACTCCATCGCCGACGCCCTGGCCGATCTGGGAAGAGCGGAGGAGATTGGGCGGGTTTTCGCAGGCTTTCAGAAATACCTGTATCAGCAACAGGCGGCCGCGTGA
- a CDS encoding MMPL family transporter produces the protein MTFLERAARFLVRRRIPILMVWAAITVAATLAARRLQFDFNFVSLFESNDPSVARFQDYRERFGDDASYVAAIIQSDRIFTPQVLSGIQTLGASFSQTRGIKRTVHLMNFKVPQPVRDGFEVRPLVKRPPSTLDAAEELKEKALGHPLMNGALVSPDGTTAAVIAEFDDDVESVGEREVIQRELDRRAGETLSGLPVTFFLTGIPVIQQRYKDLIFSEQVRFVPVAAAILLLFVYAFLRRPAFIPIAVVPVTVSVVWTLGIMALSGRGVNIMNQVIPVTLMVVGIADAIHLLVRYQEELVSGRTQQGAILKTVSTLGKACFLTSFTTAVGFFSLLSAHAKVVRELGWYAGLGVMLAYLNTIVLVPILLTFTQSPAPSASPRPAPGTSADSQGKLSALLGRIGHSALTHPRIVFVSVALLTLTGALAALRAESHHRILEEILPSDPVYRGVMALEEKLSGLLSFAVVVDGGHEDAILEPGVLRALEDAQRFLEEAEPEFISRTLSVADVVREIHGQMAGDSGSLPAEKKLLYQYLLFLDRETLEPFVDEGFRRAAIRVRGKDLGSERWLKLKPALEKRLTANLPKGYRVSFTGASDLAITTLTFIVHDMLVSLSWSFVMIFGIIILLFRSARVGLISILPNILPLLTTLGLMGLAGVPIRTASVIIFTVSLGIAVDNTIHFIARYHEERGGGLAPREAAEKSLHTSGRAMTISTLMLVSGLGVFLFSNFRAVLEFGIFGGWTLLVALVLDLVVTPVLFVAFDRR, from the coding sequence GTGACGTTTCTTGAACGCGCTGCCCGATTCCTAGTTCGGCGCCGGATACCCATTCTCATGGTGTGGGCGGCCATTACCGTTGCGGCCACCCTCGCTGCTCGTCGGCTTCAGTTCGATTTCAATTTCGTGAGCCTCTTCGAGTCGAACGATCCCTCGGTGGCGCGCTTCCAGGACTACCGGGAGCGCTTTGGGGACGATGCCTCCTATGTCGCCGCTATCATCCAAAGCGATCGGATCTTCACGCCACAGGTTCTCTCGGGGATTCAGACCTTGGGGGCGTCGTTCTCCCAGACTCGCGGCATCAAGCGGACGGTGCATCTCATGAATTTCAAGGTGCCGCAGCCGGTGCGGGACGGATTTGAAGTGCGCCCGTTGGTGAAGCGACCGCCCTCCACGCTCGATGCGGCGGAAGAGTTGAAAGAGAAAGCACTCGGGCACCCCTTGATGAACGGGGCCCTCGTGTCCCCCGATGGGACCACGGCGGCCGTCATCGCGGAGTTCGACGATGATGTTGAAAGTGTGGGCGAGCGGGAGGTGATCCAGCGTGAGCTGGACCGGCGGGCGGGTGAAACCCTCTCCGGCCTCCCAGTGACTTTCTTCCTAACGGGCATTCCGGTCATTCAACAGCGATACAAAGATCTCATCTTCAGCGAGCAGGTCCGGTTCGTGCCGGTGGCGGCCGCGATCCTTCTCCTCTTCGTCTACGCCTTCCTGCGCCGTCCGGCGTTCATTCCCATCGCCGTGGTTCCCGTTACCGTCTCGGTGGTCTGGACGCTGGGGATCATGGCTCTTTCCGGCCGCGGGGTGAACATCATGAACCAGGTGATTCCGGTGACCCTCATGGTGGTGGGCATCGCGGACGCCATCCATCTCCTTGTCCGCTACCAGGAGGAGCTGGTTTCGGGTCGCACCCAACAGGGCGCCATTCTGAAGACGGTGTCCACACTGGGCAAGGCGTGTTTCCTGACCAGCTTCACCACCGCCGTCGGCTTTTTCTCGCTCCTCAGCGCCCACGCGAAGGTGGTCCGGGAGCTCGGTTGGTACGCGGGACTGGGCGTCATGCTTGCCTACCTGAATACCATCGTCTTGGTGCCGATCCTGCTCACGTTTACCCAGTCGCCTGCCCCTTCCGCATCTCCGCGACCGGCGCCGGGCACTTCGGCGGATTCCCAGGGGAAGCTCTCCGCCCTGCTCGGAAGAATCGGGCACAGTGCCCTCACACATCCGCGAATCGTTTTTGTCTCGGTGGCGCTCCTCACGCTGACCGGGGCGCTCGCGGCGCTCCGGGCGGAATCGCACCATCGGATCCTGGAGGAGATCCTTCCCAGCGATCCGGTCTATCGGGGAGTCATGGCATTGGAGGAGAAACTTAGCGGACTGCTCAGCTTCGCAGTGGTGGTGGATGGGGGTCATGAGGATGCCATCCTCGAACCCGGAGTCCTGCGGGCGCTTGAGGACGCTCAGCGTTTTCTGGAAGAGGCCGAGCCGGAGTTCATCAGCCGAACCCTGTCGGTGGCGGACGTGGTGCGCGAAATCCACGGGCAGATGGCGGGAGATTCGGGATCGCTGCCGGCGGAGAAGAAACTGCTTTACCAGTATCTCCTGTTTCTGGATCGGGAGACGCTGGAGCCCTTTGTGGACGAGGGATTCCGCCGTGCAGCGATCCGCGTCCGGGGAAAGGATCTCGGAAGTGAGCGTTGGCTCAAGTTGAAACCGGCGTTGGAGAAGCGCCTCACGGCCAATCTACCCAAGGGATACCGTGTATCCTTCACCGGAGCGTCGGATCTTGCCATTACGACGCTGACCTTCATTGTGCACGACATGCTCGTCAGTCTTTCCTGGTCCTTCGTCATGATCTTTGGGATTATCATCCTGCTTTTCCGGTCGGCACGGGTAGGACTCATCAGCATCCTGCCCAACATTCTCCCGCTCCTGACCACCTTGGGGCTGATGGGCCTTGCCGGAGTTCCCATCCGAACTGCATCCGTCATCATCTTTACGGTTTCGCTGGGCATCGCGGTGGACAACACGATTCATTTCATCGCGCGGTACCACGAGGAGCGCGGGGGGGGGCTGGCGCCGCGAGAGGCGGCGGAAAAGTCGCTCCACACGTCCGGACGCGCCATGACGATCTCCACCCTGATGCTGGTGTCCGGCCTGGGCGTCTTCCTGTTTTCCAATTTCCGGGCCGTTCTGGAATTCGGGATTTTCGGGGGGTGGACGTTGCTGGTTGCGCTGGTCTTGGATCTGGTCGTCACGCCCGTCCTCTTCGTCGCGTTCGACCGTCGCTGA
- a CDS encoding nucleotidyltransferase domain-containing protein translates to MISPPESLHGRIERIVTTVVDRFDPDKIVLFGSHARGEAGPDSDVDLLVIMPVSTTRREAAVQIGAALTDIPVPKDLVVFTPEDVEEFGDKVGTILKPALEEGVVLYERRDRAA, encoded by the coding sequence ATGATCTCGCCACCCGAGTCGCTGCATGGTCGAATTGAACGGATTGTAACCACGGTTGTGGACCGGTTTGACCCGGATAAGATCGTTCTTTTCGGTTCACACGCGCGGGGTGAAGCCGGACCGGACAGCGATGTAGACCTCCTCGTTATCATGCCCGTCAGCACGACGCGGCGCGAAGCGGCCGTCCAAATCGGAGCGGCGCTGACCGACATCCCCGTGCCCAAAGACCTCGTAGTCTTCACGCCTGAGGACGTCGAAGAATTCGGAGACAAGGTGGGGACGATCCTCAAGCCTGCCTTGGAGGAAGGGGTGGTTCTCTATGAAAGGCGAGACCGCGCAGCGTAA
- a CDS encoding acyl-CoA/acyl-ACP dehydrogenase, whose translation MALDFSLAEEHKMIQQAVDDLFKRFAPRRDEFRKMLLKEKKFPQELWMAIADAGLIGSLIPTEYGGSGMGLLALTIASERMAAHGFGNAMIVLTAMDSLCILRNGTEDMKRKFLPEVAKGKIKFCFALTEPDAGSNTFRLKTTAKKNGKGYLLNGSKTFITGVDVADYMLTAARTTSIDEAQKKGLPKAYGISLFVLPTKSKGIELQIIPTHGIEGMNQFTIYFDNVEVPAENMVGQENLGMMALFNSLNPERILASATAVGMSDYVIKKAVEYSRDRKVFKDRPIGEYQGLQHPLAECKIEVEAARLLMYKAAWAFDQGLDPAEVGTIANMAKYMAAETAIKAVDRSIQTHGGYGFSEDYGVIWYWSAARLLRTAPISKEMILNYVSEHVLGMPRSY comes from the coding sequence ATGGCGCTCGATTTTTCACTCGCGGAAGAGCACAAAATGATTCAACAGGCGGTGGACGACCTGTTCAAACGGTTCGCGCCCCGTCGCGACGAATTTCGCAAGATGCTCCTCAAGGAGAAGAAGTTTCCACAGGAGCTCTGGATGGCCATCGCCGATGCCGGCCTCATCGGGAGCCTTATCCCCACGGAATACGGTGGAAGCGGAATGGGCCTGCTGGCCTTGACGATCGCCTCCGAGAGAATGGCTGCCCACGGGTTTGGGAACGCGATGATCGTTCTCACCGCCATGGATTCGCTGTGCATCCTGCGAAACGGCACCGAAGACATGAAGCGAAAGTTCCTTCCCGAAGTGGCCAAGGGAAAAATAAAGTTTTGTTTCGCCCTCACCGAGCCGGACGCGGGGAGCAACACCTTCCGGCTCAAGACCACGGCAAAGAAGAACGGGAAGGGATATCTCTTGAACGGCTCTAAGACGTTCATTACCGGGGTGGATGTGGCCGACTACATGCTCACGGCGGCGCGAACGACCTCGATCGACGAGGCCCAGAAAAAAGGGCTGCCGAAGGCCTACGGCATCTCCCTGTTCGTGCTGCCCACCAAGTCAAAGGGCATCGAACTTCAGATCATTCCCACCCACGGGATCGAGGGAATGAACCAGTTCACGATCTACTTCGACAACGTGGAGGTCCCCGCCGAAAACATGGTCGGCCAGGAGAACCTGGGGATGATGGCGTTGTTCAATTCGCTGAACCCCGAGCGGATTCTCGCCTCCGCGACGGCGGTCGGCATGTCGGATTACGTAATCAAGAAGGCGGTGGAGTATTCACGCGATAGAAAGGTTTTCAAAGACAGGCCCATCGGCGAGTATCAGGGGCTCCAGCATCCCCTGGCCGAATGCAAGATTGAAGTCGAAGCGGCGAGACTCCTGATGTACAAGGCGGCGTGGGCTTTCGATCAGGGTTTGGACCCGGCGGAAGTGGGGACGATTGCCAACATGGCGAAGTACATGGCCGCGGAAACGGCAATCAAGGCGGTAGACCGATCCATCCAGACGCATGGCGGCTATGGGTTCTCGGAGGATTACGGGGTCATCTGGTATTGGTCCGCCGCCCGGCTGCTTCGCACCGCACCCATCAGCAAGGAGATGATCCTCAACTACGTGAGCGAGCACGTGCTGGGGATGCCGAGATCCTACTGA
- a CDS encoding SH3 domain-containing protein, whose translation MNMRTFLALLLTLLVSAPALAQDKKFFVTAVRAELRKGPSYYYEVVSRVDRNTPVTSSKRVGQWFLVKDEAGSEGWVTGYLIGDKPVEAGKESESAPTAAASNGNGAGRSNGAAPAAEEQKPEASTGAETAKPAEAAKPAGSKVLVPNKPSIPMRALPKKNGKVLKNVPSGTQMVVVGQNGPWFKVKTPKGNTGWVSGYDVDLAK comes from the coding sequence ATGAATATGCGGACTTTCCTGGCCCTCTTACTCACCCTCTTGGTCAGTGCGCCCGCTCTCGCCCAGGATAAGAAATTCTTCGTCACGGCCGTTCGCGCGGAACTCCGAAAGGGGCCCAGCTACTACTATGAAGTCGTCTCCCGTGTAGACCGCAATACGCCGGTCACCTCATCCAAGCGCGTGGGACAGTGGTTCTTGGTGAAGGACGAAGCAGGGTCCGAAGGCTGGGTGACGGGCTACCTGATCGGCGACAAACCCGTAGAAGCCGGGAAAGAATCTGAATCTGCGCCCACGGCGGCCGCCTCCAACGGGAACGGCGCCGGCCGGTCAAACGGGGCAGCCCCGGCTGCCGAGGAGCAGAAACCCGAGGCATCCACGGGTGCGGAGACCGCGAAGCCTGCCGAGGCGGCCAAACCGGCCGGATCAAAGGTTCTCGTTCCCAACAAGCCTTCCATCCCCATGCGTGCCCTGCCCAAAAAGAATGGGAAGGTTTTGAAGAATGTTCCCTCGGGAACGCAGATGGTTGTCGTCGGCCAAAACGGCCCCTGGTTCAAGGTGAAAACCCCCAAGGGCAATACCGGATGGGTGTCCGGCTACGACGTCGATCTGGCGAAATAG